A region of Streptomyces sp. R44 DNA encodes the following proteins:
- a CDS encoding MHYT domain-containing protein, producing the protein MQGTVDGFSYGLVTPVAAFLMACLGGALGLRCTTRSLRHHDTFKAGWLALGATSIGTGIWTMHFIAMMGFSVQQAPIDYDRPITFASLGVAVLMVGIGIFIVGYRGATALTLVTGGTITGLGVATMHYLGMAGMRLQGRIEYDTLTVALSVVIAVVAATAALWAAVSVHGFLASLGASLVMGGAVSGMHYTAMAAVSVHLHGTEARTGGGPTATSLLLPMLIGPAVFLILAAVVVMFDPLLVMGDPDWQRPAARPPHRPGVPAPRHVPSYGEPANWSARPPGRAAGRGARRSVARGGHRSQDW; encoded by the coding sequence ATGCAGGGCACGGTCGACGGATTCAGCTACGGGCTCGTCACGCCGGTGGCCGCCTTTCTCATGGCCTGCCTCGGCGGCGCCCTCGGTCTGAGGTGCACCACCAGATCGCTCCGCCACCACGACACCTTCAAGGCCGGCTGGCTCGCCCTCGGCGCCACGTCGATCGGCACCGGCATCTGGACGATGCACTTCATCGCCATGATGGGCTTCTCCGTCCAGCAGGCGCCCATCGACTACGACCGTCCCATCACGTTCGCCAGCCTGGGCGTCGCCGTCCTCATGGTCGGCATCGGCATCTTCATCGTCGGCTACCGCGGGGCGACGGCCCTCACCCTGGTCACCGGCGGCACCATCACCGGCCTCGGCGTCGCCACCATGCACTACCTCGGCATGGCCGGTATGCGCCTCCAGGGGCGGATCGAGTACGACACGCTCACCGTCGCCCTCTCCGTGGTCATCGCCGTCGTGGCCGCCACCGCGGCCCTCTGGGCGGCCGTCTCCGTCCATGGATTTCTGGCCAGTCTCGGCGCGAGCCTGGTGATGGGCGGAGCCGTGAGTGGTATGCACTACACCGCCATGGCCGCCGTCAGCGTCCACCTGCACGGCACCGAGGCCCGCACAGGGGGCGGTCCCACCGCCACCTCGCTCCTCCTGCCCATGCTGATCGGCCCCGCGGTCTTCCTGATCCTGGCCGCCGTCGTCGTCATGTTCGACCCGCTGCTCGTGATGGGCGACCCGGACTGGCAGCGCCCCGCCGCCCGGCCCCCGCACCGGCCCGGCGTGCCCGCCCCGCGCCACGTCCCGTCCTACGGCGAGCCCGCCAACTGGAGCGCCCGCCCTCCCGGCCGGGCCGCCGGACGAGGCGCCCGCCGCAGCGTCGCGCGCGGCGGACACC
- a CDS encoding methylated-DNA--[protein]-cysteine S-methyltransferase translates to MDIDTGAKAGPAGRERAGTVEWAVVESAIGPLFLAATGRGLVRVEFHADAARRERMLDRLAGQLGAELVECASGRLSEVMRRLDRYFAGEPDELDLPLDWSLTTGFNRQVLRELAAGVPYGTVVGYGELARRAGQPGAAQAVGAAMGANPLPVVVPCHRVVESDGGLGGFGGGLETKRQLLALEGVLPAPLF, encoded by the coding sequence ATGGACATCGACACGGGGGCGAAGGCGGGACCGGCCGGCCGGGAGCGGGCCGGCACGGTGGAGTGGGCGGTCGTGGAGAGCGCCATCGGGCCGCTGTTCCTCGCCGCGACCGGGCGGGGGCTCGTGCGGGTCGAGTTCCACGCCGACGCGGCCCGGCGGGAGCGGATGCTCGACCGGCTGGCGGGACAGCTGGGCGCGGAGCTGGTGGAGTGCGCCTCGGGGCGGCTCTCGGAGGTGATGCGCCGGCTCGACCGGTACTTCGCGGGCGAGCCCGACGAGCTCGACCTGCCGCTCGACTGGAGCCTGACGACCGGCTTCAACCGCCAGGTGCTGCGCGAGCTGGCGGCGGGCGTTCCGTACGGGACGGTCGTGGGGTACGGGGAGCTGGCGAGGCGCGCGGGGCAGCCGGGGGCGGCGCAGGCGGTGGGAGCGGCGATGGGCGCCAATCCGCTGCCGGTGGTGGTGCCGTGCCACCGGGTGGTGGAGAGCGACGGCGGCCTCGGCGGTTTCGGGGGCGGTCTGGAGACGAAGCGGCAGCTCCTCGCCCTGGAGGGGGTACTGCCGGCGCCGCTCTTCTGA
- a CDS encoding MFS transporter: MSAPVTPVTPAELPALRRRVQAGLIATQVLGGLGIAIGFALAAVLARDVSGTEALSGLASTASVAGSALLAMPLATLMTRRGRRVGLVLAYLLASVGAGVVVLGAVLGNFPLLLVGLVGFGAGSSANLAARFAAADLAEPDRRARAISTVVWATTIGAVLGPNVAAPAGRSVSGLGIPAAAGPFVWAAGVFVLAAAVVAVLLRPDPLLTARALADGGPGGAAEGRSLRAGMDAVRKSSRARIALVTIAGSHTAMVSIMSMTPVALTHHGADIQLIGLVISGHITGMYAFSPLMGWLSDRLGRLSVIGLAVGLIGTAALVAGTAGPSHGRIALGLFVLGLGWSAGLVSGSALLTDSVPQAARAAVQGLSDFVMNTAAGVGGLVAGLIVSQAGYGPLNAIAACLLLPMAALALRGALRKA; encoded by the coding sequence ATATCCGCCCCCGTCACCCCAGTCACCCCCGCCGAGCTGCCCGCGCTCCGCCGGCGCGTCCAGGCCGGGCTGATCGCCACCCAGGTCCTGGGAGGGCTCGGCATCGCCATCGGCTTCGCCCTCGCCGCCGTCCTGGCGCGGGACGTGAGCGGCACCGAGGCACTGTCCGGTCTCGCGTCGACGGCCTCGGTGGCCGGGTCCGCGCTGCTCGCGATGCCGCTGGCCACGCTGATGACCCGGCGGGGACGCCGGGTGGGCCTCGTCCTGGCGTACCTGCTCGCGTCGGTGGGCGCCGGCGTGGTGGTGCTCGGGGCGGTCCTCGGGAACTTCCCGCTCCTGCTCGTCGGCCTCGTGGGCTTCGGTGCCGGGTCCTCGGCGAACCTGGCGGCCCGCTTCGCCGCCGCCGACCTCGCCGAGCCGGACCGCAGGGCCCGGGCCATCTCCACGGTGGTGTGGGCGACGACGATCGGCGCGGTGCTCGGTCCGAACGTCGCCGCGCCCGCCGGACGGAGCGTCTCGGGCCTGGGGATCCCGGCCGCCGCGGGCCCGTTCGTCTGGGCCGCCGGTGTCTTCGTGCTCGCCGCGGCCGTGGTGGCCGTGCTGCTGCGTCCGGACCCGCTGCTCACCGCCCGCGCGCTGGCGGACGGCGGGCCGGGCGGGGCGGCGGAGGGGCGCTCCCTCCGGGCCGGCATGGACGCGGTGCGGAAGTCCTCGCGGGCCCGGATCGCCCTGGTCACCATCGCCGGCTCGCACACCGCCATGGTGTCGATCATGTCGATGACCCCGGTGGCGCTCACCCACCACGGCGCGGACATCCAGCTGATCGGACTCGTGATCAGCGGCCACATCACGGGGATGTACGCCTTCTCGCCGCTGATGGGCTGGCTGTCCGACCGGCTCGGCCGGCTCTCGGTGATCGGGCTCGCGGTCGGCCTGATCGGTACGGCGGCGCTCGTCGCGGGCACGGCGGGACCGTCCCACGGCCGGATCGCCCTGGGTCTCTTCGTCCTCGGCCTGGGCTGGTCGGCCGGGCTCGTGTCCGGTTCGGCGCTGCTCACCGACTCGGTTCCGCAGGCCGCGCGGGCCGCCGTCCAGGGACTCTCCGACTTCGTCATGAACACCGCCGCCGGGGTCGGCGGCCTCGTGGCCGGCCTGATCGTCTCGCAGGCGGGCTACGGACCGCTGAACGCGATCGCCGCGTGCCTGCTGCTCCCCATGGCGGCGCTGGCGCTGCGCGGCGCCCTCCGCAAGGCCTGA
- a CDS encoding MFS transporter: protein MYLATTGRRDAPPRPTGTRRRVPGTVLALGTVSLVTDVSSEMVTAVLPLYLVLGLGLSPLQFGLLDGLSTGATALVRLLGGASADRGGRHKQVAGLGYALSACSRLGLLLAGGATGWIAGALAADRLGKGVRTAPRDALITLHSPPEDLGRAFGTHRAMDTTGALLGPLAAFALLWATAETYEAVFAVSFCVGAFGVLLWLLFVPGRARDTSPRETAPRARGALLAALRRSPAYRRIVLCSALLGAATVGDSFLYLLLQRRLDLDPTWFPFLPLGAACVYLLLAVPAGRLADRFGRRGPLLYGHGALLLAYGLLLAPVPGPAALVGVLVLLGVFYATTDGVLMALTGPFLAEGRQAGGLAVVQTAQALARLAAAVAFGAVWTASGPETALVAALLALAAALCCAARLLPSGPTPEGTAS from the coding sequence ATGTACCTCGCGACCACCGGTCGCCGCGACGCGCCGCCCCGTCCCACCGGGACCCGGCGGCGCGTCCCCGGCACCGTCCTCGCCCTCGGCACGGTCAGCCTCGTCACCGACGTCTCCTCGGAGATGGTGACCGCCGTCCTGCCGCTCTACCTGGTCCTCGGACTCGGCCTCTCCCCGCTCCAGTTCGGCCTCCTCGACGGCCTCTCCACCGGCGCCACCGCGCTCGTACGGCTCCTCGGCGGCGCCTCCGCCGACCGCGGCGGCCGCCACAAGCAGGTCGCCGGACTCGGCTACGCCCTCTCCGCCTGCTCCCGGCTCGGCCTCCTCCTCGCGGGCGGGGCGACCGGCTGGATCGCCGGGGCCCTCGCCGCCGACCGGCTCGGCAAGGGCGTGCGCACCGCCCCGCGCGACGCGCTCATCACCCTGCACAGCCCGCCCGAGGACCTGGGCCGTGCCTTCGGCACCCACCGCGCCATGGACACCACCGGCGCCCTCCTCGGACCCCTCGCCGCCTTCGCGCTGCTGTGGGCGACGGCCGAGACGTACGAGGCCGTCTTCGCCGTCAGCTTCTGCGTCGGCGCGTTCGGCGTCCTGCTCTGGCTGCTCTTCGTCCCCGGGCGCGCGCGGGACACGTCGCCGCGGGAGACGGCGCCACGCGCGCGTGGCGCACTCCTCGCGGCCCTGCGACGCTCGCCCGCGTACCGCCGCATCGTGCTCTGCTCCGCCCTCCTCGGCGCCGCCACGGTCGGCGACTCCTTCCTCTACCTGCTGCTCCAGCGGCGCCTCGACCTCGACCCCACCTGGTTCCCGTTCCTGCCGCTCGGCGCGGCCTGCGTCTACCTCCTGCTCGCCGTCCCCGCCGGCCGCCTCGCCGACCGCTTCGGGCGCCGCGGGCCGCTCCTGTACGGGCACGGGGCCCTGCTCCTGGCCTACGGACTGCTCCTGGCCCCCGTCCCCGGCCCGGCGGCGCTCGTGGGCGTCCTCGTGCTGCTCGGGGTCTTCTACGCCACCACCGACGGCGTCCTGATGGCCCTCACCGGACCGTTCCTCGCCGAGGGGCGGCAGGCCGGCGGCCTCGCCGTCGTCCAGACCGCGCAGGCGCTCGCCCGGCTCGCCGCCGCCGTCGCCTTCGGCGCCGTGTGGACGGCGAGCGGACCGGAGACGGCGCTCGTCGCGGCGCTCCTGGCCCTCGCCGCGGCCCTGTGCTGCGCCGCCCGACTGCTGCCGTCCGGGCCCACCCCCGAAGGGACCGCGTCATGA
- a CDS encoding discoidin domain-containing protein: MRLFASAPPRRTTDRLPLVLAAVLLLVGGLLLALPDRAGAAADTLISQGRPATSSSVEDSTFGPEKAFDGNATTRWASAEGVDPQWIKVDLGPSATVSRVKLVWEAAYAKAYRVEISADGSTWTRLATETAGNGATDDWTGLTGTGRYLRVYGTARGTSYGYSLWTVEVYGTTSTTPPPTGAFTVVAAGDIAAQCTASSSSCAHPKTAALAQRIAPSFYLTMGDNQYDDARLSDFRNYYDKTWGAFKAQTRPVPGNHESYDPAGAFSGYKSYFGAIAYPQGKPYYSYDQGNWHFVALDSNTFDDAAQIQWLKDDLARNTKGCVAAYFHHPLYSSGGHGNDPVSKPVWQILYAARADLVLNGHDHHYERFAPQDPNGQATADGIVEIVGGMGGAEPYDIETVQPNSQKRISGTYGVLKLNLTDTTYSWQYVGTDDQVKDSGPTYTCH; this comes from the coding sequence ATGCGCCTGTTCGCCTCCGCCCCACCTCGCCGCACCACCGACCGTCTGCCCCTCGTCCTCGCCGCCGTGCTGCTGCTCGTCGGTGGACTCCTGCTCGCCCTACCGGACCGGGCCGGAGCCGCCGCCGACACCCTGATCTCCCAGGGCAGGCCGGCCACCTCCTCCTCCGTCGAGGACAGCACCTTCGGCCCCGAGAAGGCCTTCGACGGCAACGCCACCACCCGCTGGGCCAGCGCCGAGGGCGTCGACCCCCAGTGGATCAAGGTCGACCTCGGCCCCTCGGCCACGGTCTCCCGCGTGAAACTCGTCTGGGAGGCCGCCTACGCCAAGGCCTACCGCGTGGAGATCTCCGCCGACGGCAGCACCTGGACCCGGCTCGCCACCGAGACCGCGGGCAACGGCGCCACGGACGACTGGACCGGACTCACCGGCACCGGCCGCTACCTGCGCGTGTACGGGACCGCCCGCGGTACCTCGTACGGCTACTCGCTCTGGACCGTGGAGGTCTACGGCACCACCTCCACCACGCCCCCGCCCACCGGCGCCTTCACCGTCGTCGCGGCCGGTGACATCGCCGCCCAGTGCACGGCCTCCAGCAGCTCCTGCGCCCACCCGAAGACGGCCGCCCTGGCCCAGCGCATCGCGCCGTCCTTCTACCTGACGATGGGTGACAACCAGTACGACGACGCCCGTCTCTCGGACTTCCGCAACTACTACGACAAGACCTGGGGCGCCTTCAAGGCGCAGACCCGGCCCGTGCCCGGCAACCACGAGTCCTACGACCCGGCCGGCGCGTTCTCCGGCTACAAGTCGTACTTCGGCGCCATCGCCTACCCGCAGGGCAAGCCCTACTACAGCTACGACCAGGGCAACTGGCACTTCGTCGCCCTCGACTCCAACACCTTCGACGACGCCGCGCAGATCCAGTGGCTCAAGGACGACCTCGCGCGCAACACCAAGGGCTGCGTCGCCGCCTACTTCCACCACCCGCTGTACTCCTCCGGCGGCCACGGCAACGACCCCGTCTCCAAGCCCGTCTGGCAGATCCTCTACGCGGCCAGGGCCGACCTCGTCCTCAACGGACACGACCACCACTACGAGCGCTTCGCCCCGCAGGACCCGAACGGGCAGGCCACCGCCGACGGCATCGTCGAGATCGTCGGCGGCATGGGCGGCGCCGAGCCGTACGACATCGAGACCGTCCAGCCCAACAGCCAGAAGCGGATCAGCGGCACGTACGGCGTCCTGAAGCTGAACCTCACCGACACCACCTACAGCTGGCAGTACGTCGGCACCGACGACCAGGTCAAGGACTCCGGCCCGACCTACACCTGCCACTGA
- a CDS encoding cupin domain-containing protein has product MTTHDVPSFAVHIPDAELEVEPLDPAQIVSGTPEVTGKVLWESADGKQLRGIWQITPGVVTDIEANELFVVVSGRATVAVEGGETLEIGPGDACVLREGDKTTWTVHETLRKAYHISL; this is encoded by the coding sequence ATGACCACTCATGACGTGCCCTCCTTCGCCGTGCACATCCCCGACGCGGAGCTCGAAGTCGAGCCCCTGGACCCCGCCCAGATCGTCTCCGGCACGCCCGAGGTGACGGGCAAGGTGCTGTGGGAGTCGGCCGACGGCAAGCAGCTGCGCGGCATCTGGCAGATCACGCCCGGCGTCGTCACCGACATCGAGGCCAACGAGCTGTTCGTGGTGGTCTCCGGGCGCGCGACCGTCGCCGTCGAGGGCGGCGAGACCCTGGAGATCGGCCCCGGCGACGCGTGCGTGCTGCGCGAGGGTGACAAGACGACCTGGACGGTGCACGAGACCCTCCGCAAGGCGTACCACATCAGCCTCTGA
- a CDS encoding pseudouridine-5'-phosphate glycosidase: MSTQVSEEVREALHEGRPVVALESTIIAHGLPRPRNLAVATELEESVRAGGAVPATIAVVDGTARIGLDRAALTRIAEDPSVRKLGHRDLAPALATGATGATTVSATAWLADAAGIRVFATGGLGGVHREWSETQDESADLRLLARVGITVVCAGVKSILDVPATLQRLETLGVTVVGYGTEHFPGFYLSSSGEPVDWTLRTPAEVAGVIRAQDALDGPRAALVVANPVPVAEQLDPALHDRVLARGLAAAKEKGITGQAVTPFLLEYLTVHTEGASLEANLAAVRGNVRLAASIAAAYASGAAPGAGGR; the protein is encoded by the coding sequence ATGTCCACACAGGTGTCCGAAGAGGTACGGGAGGCGCTCCACGAGGGCCGGCCCGTCGTCGCGCTGGAATCGACGATCATCGCCCACGGCCTGCCGCGCCCGCGCAACCTCGCCGTGGCGACGGAGCTGGAGGAGTCGGTACGGGCCGGGGGCGCCGTCCCCGCCACGATCGCGGTCGTCGACGGCACGGCCAGGATCGGCCTCGACCGGGCCGCCCTGACCAGGATCGCCGAGGACCCGTCGGTGCGGAAGCTGGGCCACCGCGACCTGGCCCCGGCCCTGGCGACCGGGGCGACGGGGGCGACGACGGTCTCGGCGACGGCCTGGCTGGCGGACGCGGCCGGCATACGGGTGTTCGCGACGGGCGGGCTCGGCGGCGTCCACCGCGAATGGAGCGAGACCCAGGACGAGTCCGCGGACCTGCGGCTGCTCGCCCGGGTCGGGATCACCGTGGTGTGCGCCGGGGTCAAGTCGATCCTCGACGTGCCCGCGACGCTCCAGCGCCTGGAGACCCTGGGGGTGACCGTCGTCGGCTACGGCACGGAGCACTTCCCCGGCTTCTACCTCTCCTCCTCGGGCGAGCCCGTCGACTGGACCCTGCGCACCCCCGCGGAGGTGGCCGGGGTGATACGGGCGCAGGACGCCCTGGACGGCCCCCGGGCCGCGCTCGTCGTGGCCAACCCGGTGCCGGTGGCCGAGCAGTTGGATCCGGCGCTGCACGACCGGGTGCTCGCGCGCGGCCTCGCGGCGGCGAAGGAGAAGGGGATCACCGGGCAGGCGGTGACGCCGTTCCTCCTCGAATACCTGACGGTGCACACGGAAGGGGCGTCCCTGGAGGCCAACCTCGCGGCGGTACGGGGCAATGTGCGGCTCGCGGCGAGCATCGCGGCGGCGTACGCGTCGGGGGCGGCGCCCGGCGCCGGCGGCCGGTGA
- a CDS encoding carbohydrate kinase family protein: protein MTRAGGALLVVGDVVTDVVARHRTPLAPATDTAAEIRTLPGGAGANAACWAARSGGGEVRLLGRVGTDAAGWHERALRSAGVRPLLVPDADAATATVIALVDGSAERTFLTDSGAALRLSPADWSPGLLDGVARLHLSGYLFFAAPSRETACRALRDARAAGIPVSVDPASAGFLAELGADRFLAAAEGAETLLPNADEARSLTGCGEPESAAAELSRRFPLVVVTLGAAGALVAEAGAVTARVAAPPVRPVDSTGAGDAFTGAFLAARLTGEDPARAAEAGCRAGAEAVTTVGGRPPTGPGDG from the coding sequence GTGACCCGGGCCGGGGGCGCGCTGCTCGTCGTCGGGGACGTGGTCACGGACGTCGTCGCCCGGCACCGGACACCGCTCGCCCCGGCGACGGACACGGCGGCGGAGATACGGACCCTGCCGGGCGGCGCCGGGGCCAACGCGGCCTGCTGGGCGGCGCGTTCGGGCGGCGGGGAGGTGCGGCTGCTCGGCCGGGTGGGGACGGACGCGGCCGGCTGGCACGAGCGGGCGCTGCGGAGTGCGGGCGTGCGCCCCCTGCTCGTCCCGGACGCGGACGCGGCGACGGCCACCGTGATCGCGCTCGTGGACGGCTCGGCGGAGCGCACCTTCCTGACGGACAGCGGCGCCGCGCTGCGCCTCTCCCCCGCCGACTGGTCGCCGGGGCTCCTGGACGGCGTGGCCCGGCTGCACCTCTCGGGGTACCTGTTCTTCGCCGCGCCGAGCCGCGAGACGGCCTGCCGGGCGCTGCGGGACGCGCGGGCGGCGGGGATCCCGGTGAGCGTGGACCCGGCGTCGGCGGGGTTCCTCGCGGAGCTGGGCGCGGACCGGTTCCTCGCGGCCGCGGAGGGAGCCGAGACGCTGCTGCCGAACGCCGACGAGGCCCGGTCGCTCACCGGGTGCGGGGAACCGGAGTCGGCGGCCGCGGAGCTGAGCCGGCGCTTTCCGCTGGTCGTGGTCACCCTCGGGGCGGCCGGCGCGCTGGTCGCCGAGGCCGGCGCGGTCACCGCGCGGGTGGCGGCGCCCCCGGTGCGGCCGGTGGACTCGACGGGCGCGGGCGACGCGTTCACCGGGGCCTTCCTGGCGGCGCGGCTCACGGGCGAGGACCCGGCGCGGGCCGCCGAGGCGGGCTGCCGCGCGGGCGCGGAGGCGGTCACCACGGTGGGCGGCAGACCCCCGACCGGCCCGGGCGACGGGTAG
- a CDS encoding uridine kinase, with translation MRYEAITWDRLAETLAGHLDASPAAAGDDWLKVGIDGPPAAPAGELAGLLAEALRTRGRAVQVVSTGGFLRPASLRYEYGKQDPDAYYSGWTDTGALWREVFGPLDPGGTGRVLPDLWDPATDRATRSPYVTLPPRGVLVLHGTFLLGHWFPFDLTVHLRLTPGALARRTEEPWTLPAFARYEMEVGPAEAADAVVRADDPRHPAWTGLKT, from the coding sequence ATGCGATACGAGGCGATCACCTGGGACCGGCTGGCCGAGACGCTCGCCGGCCACCTCGACGCGTCCCCCGCGGCGGCGGGCGACGACTGGCTCAAGGTCGGCATCGACGGCCCGCCCGCCGCACCCGCCGGCGAGCTCGCCGGGCTCCTCGCCGAAGCGCTGCGCACGCGCGGCCGAGCGGTCCAGGTCGTGAGCACCGGCGGCTTCCTGCGGCCCGCTTCCCTCCGGTACGAATACGGGAAGCAGGACCCCGACGCGTACTACAGCGGGTGGACCGACACCGGGGCCCTGTGGCGGGAGGTCTTCGGGCCGCTGGACCCCGGCGGCACCGGGCGCGTGCTGCCCGACCTGTGGGACCCGGCCACGGACCGCGCCACCCGCAGCCCGTACGTCACGCTGCCGCCGCGCGGGGTGCTCGTGCTGCACGGGACCTTCCTGCTCGGCCACTGGTTCCCCTTCGACCTCACCGTGCATCTGCGCCTCACGCCCGGCGCCCTCGCCCGGCGCACGGAGGAGCCCTGGACCCTGCCCGCCTTCGCCCGGTACGAGATGGAGGTCGGCCCCGCCGAGGCGGCGGACGCCGTCGTCCGCGCCGACGACCCGCGCCACCCGGCCTGGACGGGCCTGAAGACCTAG
- a CDS encoding VOC family protein — protein sequence MSRRQEALPYDTTEATTPFGLGLHHVQLSLPPGEEEACRRFYVDVLGMTEIRKPPVLAARGGLWVRSDALEIHLGVEEDFRPARKGHPGILVADLDGLAERLAGRGVEVMWDDNFPGHRRFYVADCHGNRLEFLSPQH from the coding sequence ATGAGCCGGCGTCAGGAAGCCCTGCCCTACGACACCACGGAGGCGACGACACCCTTCGGTCTCGGGCTGCACCATGTACAGCTCTCCCTGCCGCCGGGCGAGGAGGAGGCGTGCCGCCGCTTCTACGTGGACGTGCTCGGCATGACCGAGATCCGCAAGCCACCGGTCCTCGCGGCGCGCGGCGGTCTGTGGGTGCGCTCGGACGCGCTGGAGATCCATCTGGGCGTCGAGGAGGACTTCCGGCCGGCCCGGAAGGGACACCCGGGGATCCTGGTCGCCGACCTCGACGGTCTGGCCGAGCGGCTGGCCGGCCGGGGCGTCGAGGTGATGTGGGACGACAACTTCCCGGGCCACCGCCGCTTCTACGTCGCGGACTGCCACGGGAACCGGCTGGAGTTCCTGAGCCCCCAGCACTGA
- a CDS encoding SDR family NAD(P)-dependent oxidoreductase encodes MDTTTSSRVVVVTGAGTGIGRATARSFAGQGATVVAVGRRAEPLRETAEGHPGIHPLAADITAEGAAEEIVRATLAAHGRLDVLVNNAGIAAGGPLGTLDRSVIAPLLETNLVAPVLLTQAAVPALRESRGVVVNVTTTIGQRGWPGNSVYPATKSAMETLTRCWAVELAPAGVRVVAVAPGAIETPIADHMGLSPEQRRAVREWQLAHTPLGRVGRPEEVAWAITSLAAPDAAFLTGTVLPVDGGALVS; translated from the coding sequence ATGGACACCACCACTTCCAGCAGGGTCGTCGTCGTCACGGGTGCGGGCACCGGCATCGGCCGGGCCACCGCGCGCTCCTTCGCCGGGCAGGGGGCGACGGTCGTCGCCGTCGGCCGCCGGGCGGAGCCGCTGCGGGAGACCGCCGAGGGGCACCCTGGCATCCACCCGCTCGCCGCCGACATCACGGCGGAGGGCGCGGCCGAGGAGATCGTCCGTGCCACGCTCGCGGCCCACGGCCGGCTCGACGTCCTCGTCAACAACGCCGGGATCGCCGCCGGCGGCCCGCTCGGCACCCTCGACCGTTCCGTGATCGCCCCGCTGTTGGAGACGAACCTCGTCGCCCCGGTCCTGCTCACCCAGGCGGCCGTCCCCGCGCTCCGGGAGTCCCGGGGCGTCGTGGTGAACGTGACGACGACGATCGGCCAGCGCGGCTGGCCCGGCAACTCCGTCTATCCGGCGACCAAGAGCGCCATGGAGACCCTGACCCGCTGCTGGGCGGTGGAGCTCGCGCCGGCCGGTGTCCGGGTCGTGGCGGTCGCGCCCGGTGCGATCGAGACGCCGATCGCGGACCACATGGGCCTCTCCCCCGAGCAGCGCAGGGCGGTGCGGGAGTGGCAGCTCGCGCACACCCCGCTGGGCCGGGTCGGCAGGCCCGAGGAGGTCGCCTGGGCGATCACCTCGCTCGCCGCTCCGGACGCCGCCTTCCTGACCGGCACCGTGCTGCCCGTCGACGGGGGCGCGCTGGTGTCGTGA
- a CDS encoding MerR family transcriptional regulator has protein sequence MRIGELARRTGVSARSLRHYEQAGLIASVRAANGYRVYEETAVARVSNIRYLLDAGFTLDDVSAFRTCLDGDISAAPPSARALEIARERLAVIDARIAAQTAARDRLAKALAAQS, from the coding sequence TTGCGCATCGGTGAACTGGCCCGGCGGACCGGGGTGTCGGCCCGCTCGCTGCGGCACTACGAGCAGGCGGGGCTGATCGCGTCGGTCCGCGCGGCCAACGGGTACCGGGTGTACGAGGAGACGGCCGTCGCGCGGGTGTCGAACATCCGGTACCTGCTGGACGCGGGGTTCACGCTGGACGACGTGTCCGCGTTCCGTACGTGTCTGGACGGGGACATCTCGGCGGCTCCGCCCTCCGCCCGCGCCCTGGAGATCGCCCGTGAGCGGCTCGCCGTGATCGACGCGCGCATCGCGGCCCAGACGGCGGCCCGCGACCGCCTGGCGAAGGCGCTGGCCGCGCAGTCCTGA